The genome window tttggctcTAAAAAGTGGGATTGCCATTCGCCATGACCTAATAATGGACATCCTATACTGTTAATACAGAATAGGGAATATGAGATGTTCAGTAACGTTGAATATAAGTGGGTTCCAGGTCATATTCGAGGATAAATGGCAATGAAGTTGCTGATGAAGTAGCCAAGGAGTCTCTAGCAAATTAAAATTTATTCAAGTTTATATGCTGggaaaatttaattaaaagtgaGTTATAATCTATATATCTCTACAAAGCATGATGAAAGGGTAATGGCTGTTTCTCACCTTcaacagaagagatgaagaagTCATGGCCtagcacttttttaaaaaaatttaaaaacaagtgtaaAGCATACAGATGGTATGTGTTCATATGGTAATTCAAAAACTGTTCATTATGTCCTTTTTACACATAGAAATGAGAAATGAAAAATTAGTTGAAAGATTAATCTAATTAGAGGGCTATCTGACTTATTTTCAACGTAATCATTATATTCTTTTGCTAATGATTAGAAAAGATTTGcaagtgcattttttttggaaaatgaaaTGACTAGAAATGACTAATTTTGTGAAATGCCTTCTTTGCATACATTCTGAATGAGGTGCTGTGTTAGAAGAGGAAGTATGTGCAGCATTTTATCAGGCTGCACAATTTAAGCACTTCAACCTAAATCTtaaatgactgtttttggacatacTGCATTAACAAAACAACCTGCACTTACTGTCATCTTCATACTTTTTAATACAGTacatcacaatttttttttgcagttaatAGTGTTAATTTATTTACCTAATTTATCTTGCTAGAAAAACTTCGAATGTAATTCGAAGTATTTCTAATGAAGACTTGTGTTTAACACTATGTGCATTTTCATCTGCTTTGTCcctgtattatatatatatatatgtacagctGAATTTTCATCTTTTAACATAAGGAAATCTATTAACTACTCTGTCCTTAGTTAAGGAGGAATATATCCCATATTGAGCAAagcaaaaatatatatagtcgtattcaaaaaacaaaacaactcaattgtgtgttcatgttattttatttctgagAGGGACACAGACCAGTAAACCCCTTAGTGTGGTCACCATGGAAACGAGTGCGACTGCTCGCTGTAACCGCTCCCCTTTGGTGACGTCACGGCGCAGGGCGGTGTACTTCCTGGTTACTGTCAGCGCGCCGCATGTTTTGGTTTTGCGTAAAAGAATGGTTCATTTCCTTCTGCGACCCAACTGGATCCGCCAGATTCGCGTTGCGCTCACTCTCTTCGGACTTCCTTACGCCGTCTGCTCCGCCGGAGTTGGGTAATACACTCGTTTATCTCGCTGCTTGTCATGTTGTACAATTATAGCAAGCTAATAATGCAGTTTCCTCGACAATTTTGTGCTTATGATCAGTGGCATTATTTGCAGAGCGAGCCAATAAGATTAAAGTTTGAATTACAACAGTCAGCCATATGCATACTGACGCGtggcatttaatttaaaatcatgcacgtgtaaaatgtcaaacaaaatgacataaaataacaatCCAAGGCTTACTTGAGCTGACAGATGTGTGCATTGTAGTGTAAAGCACACAGGTCATGTGTTCATGATGTTATCAATATTCTAGTGATATGCAGTGAGAGTTCGGTTTCCTCTTAAGTACATGCATCCTCAGTTTCTGACAGAAAATGTATACTGTGGAAGAAATTGGATACAATTTTCTGTGAAGCCACAAGGTCAAGGAGTGGACAGATGCCAGGATCACactactgctgttgctgctgttgctgctgggaAGGTGGACAGATCATCATATTGTCTCGTGTTTCTTTCCCCGCAGGTCTGCTATTTCCTGCTCATCTTCTCACCCTTTCAGAACCAGTCACGCGATCAGGACAATCTCTTCCAGCTGCTGTTACCGCTACATGACCAGTGTCTGCACAATGCCACCCTCAACAGTGCCTCATAAGAACTCCAGATGCCCGGAGTACCCAGGATCAAAAATCAAGCGCTTCCCAGTGCCTGATGCCAATGTGGACTGGAGTCAGAACTGGCCACAGTATAAACCCGTCAGTCACTCTGACCCTGTActagcaaagaaaccagcatGGGCAGACCCTGATATTGGGTGAGCAACACATAACAAATACAAGGAGTATCAAGTGTACTTAACTAGAGCTGCATGttgacataaatgtgtttgtttgttttacagttcTTTCAGTCCACATTTCAACACTGTGGACGGTGCCGTGGACAGGACAAGCTTTGAGGGCAAATACAAGGTGGAAAAGGAAAAGCCACTGTAAGTTGTGAAGTACCAAAAGAAACGGTTTCGCTCAAAGGCATGTTgctaacatttgcattttacaaTTGTCAGGCTTTCATGGTGACAAAGCAATTGTGGACACATTGTGTTGGTGCCCTTGCAGCATATAGAGATCATGATTTATTCTAAGTCTGACTCGGAGAATATTCTTTGGACTTTTGCATTCATGGCCAGAGAAGAACATTGTGGGGCTTTCTTTCTCCAAAATTTCCTCCATTTCTCCTCTATTATTTCCCCAGAACTTCTGTATTTTTCCCAATGTCCTTTTATTATGTGGTGTACTTTTAGATTTGTCCACCATTATCTTTTTGTTCAGGAAGGGCATTTGAAGTTTCTGTATTGGTTGGTTCTTGCTTAATAATGTCAATCTTTATCTTACCTAACCTTATCTGAAAAGGATCTTCTATAAGTCCTGATCTTCTATATCTATAGACAGATCGGAAAAATACAGTGTGCAGACGGTACCATTCAAACCTGAGGCAGTAGAGCACTTTGCTCAGGAAGCGTGAACCACACTACCTGTTGGGCAGATACAGACATTACAGAGGTAATTTTTGGAAGTAATAGCTGTAAACAGGTGTGCAGTATAATATTAAGTTAAGGGTTCCATCATTTTTGTCCATGTCAtttccattattttattttttttatattttgttgtgatGGGAGGCAAATTACTTTTGTAATTTTCAGGTTATTTCATATATAGttcttgttttttgtaaaaggGTTCCAACAAAGATGTCCATGAAAGTCTGTATATGAAAGTTGCTGTATTATATAGCTTGGTCTGATGGCTAATGTGCCAAACACCTTCCTAATGCTCGTTTGAATCCAGCAGTGGCTGCAAAGAGCTGCTCTCTGGATGGCAACCTTTTAGTAGGATCTTTAGTAATGGCACCCCTTTCACATCCCTGAACTATTTCATTAAATTGCAATCCCAATGGCATCACTTAATTAAGCTTTAATACTAAAAACCACAGTACTACAGCGGTTTACTATATTCATATTGTCATTTATGCAATTTTGGGGAAAGATATactgctaaaaacacacacacactcccacattCAGGAATCCTCGTGGACGTACGGGGTTGACTGGTCGAGGTCTGCTGGGGAGATGGGGACCCAATCATGCAGCTGATCCAATCGTCAGCAGGTAATCTTTCCTTCACCGTACACATTGGTAATATCAGGATGTTGAATAAACACAACTCTTTAGAACAGGAAACTTTGTGcactttacagttttttttaattatgaagCCCTTTTGTATGTCACGGTCTGGAAGGTGGAAAGTAGATGCCAAAGGAGCCAAGATACATCACCCAGTGTCCAAACGGCCTGTCCTGCAGTTTGTGTCCATCAAGAGGAAGGACTGTGGAGAGTGGGCCATTCCTGGGGTTAGTGGCTGTCATTTTTTAATCTTATTAATATGATCGATTCTTTTAAACATCTCTGCAGCGTTTTCCCCCCCATTGTGTCCTCCTACCTTTGCTCTTTATTGTGCCAACCCTGATATGCTCACTGCTAATCGAAGACTTCTTTCAAAGATTAACCAAACATTTTGCCATTCACATATGAAGAACACAGTTTGAGAAGGCGCATGACGCTCTGGACACTTTCAGGAAAAATGTCCGAATGTCAGTGCGTGTGTGATTGCAGCTCAAAGATGCTTTGGAATGAAATGgatacatttatgtgtgtgcatgtgcttctGTTGTAGGGGATGGTTGATGCAGGGGAGCAGGTTTCGCTCACGCTGCAACGGGAATTCTCGGAAGAAGCGTTGAACTCCCTGTCAGTGTCGCCCTCAGAGAAAGCAGAAATCCACAAGCGTATTGATAAACTCTTTAAATCGCCAGGGTTTCAGGTTGGAGTTACTTTTTCCTTGTTGCCACATTTTTGGTCAACGGGTACTTTCATTAGGAAAACtaacatttgttattttctccttcaggTCTATAAAGGGTATGTGGATGATCCTAGAAACACTGACAATGCTTGGATGGAGACGGTTGCAGTCAACTTTCATGATGAATCGGGTATTAATAATTAGGAAAtgattctttcttccttttttaatcACCCCATTGCTCGTTGATGGGTTAGAGCTGGGCCATGCTTTTTGCAGTCCGCTACTTTGCATTTTTGCATATGCCCACGTTTCCATTCATACTAAAAGGAGTGTCCGCATCAGAGCAGCGTTCCACGCATGCATGCTCAGtctcacattccattccagtGGTGGTGATTTCTAGCCAGGACTTCACCCTCATTTGTACAGTATGTCCTTGTATTGTTTGAGCAGTGAGTTGTGAATGTGTGGGTTTTGACCTCAAGCAAGCTTCCATGGTTACGGTCTCCTTTGTTGCCTTTTGACTAAAGTACGCCACCATCTGGACTGAaaagtgttgtgctacagggaGCATGTGCGGTTGGCAAGTATGGTCATCATGGACTCAAAATGGAGGTGTGCTAGCATTTGACTGTGTAGGTTTCCGTGCAGACCACCACAAAAATGGGCGGATTATGAAATTAACGTTGCGTGGACCTTGGCAGACATGTGGGTGTTGAAAGTATGACCAGGCCTTAAATCAACTGTGTCATTTATGCTACAATAGCCCCAGAAATGCATAAATAATTAACTAgaaaaataactaattataGTTACTTAAACATTTTCTCTCCGGGACTACTGTGTTGAACACTGATATCTGTGTTGTCACTACAGGCGACAGTGTG of Solea solea chromosome 16, fSolSol10.1, whole genome shotgun sequence contains these proteins:
- the nudt9 gene encoding ADP-ribose pyrophosphatase, mitochondrial; the protein is METSATARCNRSPLVTSRRRAVYFLVTVSAPHVLVLRKRMVHFLLRPNWIRQIRVALTLFGLPYAVCSAGVGSAISCSSSHPFRTSHAIRTISSSCCYRYMTSVCTMPPSTVPHKNSRCPEYPGSKIKRFPVPDANVDWSQNWPQYKPVSHSDPVLAKKPAWADPDIGSFSPHFNTVDGAVDRTSFEGKYKVEKEKPLNPRGRTGLTGRGLLGRWGPNHAADPIVSRWKVDAKGAKIHHPVSKRPVLQFVSIKRKDCGEWAIPGGMVDAGEQVSLTLQREFSEEALNSLSVSPSEKAEIHKRIDKLFKSPGFQVYKGYVDDPRNTDNAWMETVAVNFHDESGDSVSELPLQAGDDAGQVQWVDADSSLALYANHSHFLELVAKERKAHW